From Halapricum desulfuricans, a single genomic window includes:
- a CDS encoding universal stress protein, which yields MTILVPVASGPLRDRVLETAIDLGRALEEDLYIVHLVDEETADGTAKRIRDEIRDRVQSADVAATVSLEYVGHGLARSRSRIGQDVIELAADVTVTHIVMGHTPKGLLEELTRGSAAQAVIDAASVPVTVVSDTGETRQ from the coding sequence ATGACAATCCTGGTGCCAGTCGCGAGCGGCCCCCTCCGGGATCGGGTGCTCGAAACGGCGATCGATCTGGGACGGGCGCTGGAGGAAGATCTCTATATCGTCCATCTGGTCGACGAGGAGACGGCCGACGGGACCGCAAAGCGGATCCGAGACGAGATACGCGACCGCGTCCAGTCCGCGGACGTGGCCGCGACGGTCTCGCTCGAATACGTCGGGCACGGCCTCGCCCGCTCGCGCTCCCGCATCGGACAGGACGTGATCGAACTGGCCGCTGACGTGACCGTGACGCACATCGTGATGGGGCACACACCGAAGGGACTGCTCGAGGAACTCACCCGCGGCAGTGCCGCGCAGGCTGTCATCGACGCCGCCAGCGTTCCCGTCACCGTCGTCTCGGATACGGGCGAGACGAGGCAGTAA
- a CDS encoding transporter — protein sequence MDPELAGLYALHVLFAGLWTGAVVFVTWAILPLARDGGLDAGPLGSITGRVKRLSRISAVLLALTGVRMAMVLDYTETTVLFETTRGYLLVGMIALWVILMGLVEVGAGKLTDGTGRQKVREPARNARPFFLAATVVATLLLVDAGLLAAGTL from the coding sequence ATGGATCCTGAACTCGCCGGGTTGTACGCGTTGCACGTGCTGTTCGCCGGCCTCTGGACCGGCGCGGTCGTCTTCGTGACGTGGGCGATACTGCCGCTTGCACGTGACGGCGGTCTCGACGCCGGGCCCCTCGGCTCGATCACGGGCCGGGTGAAACGCCTCTCGCGGATCAGTGCCGTACTGTTGGCGCTGACCGGCGTCCGGATGGCGATGGTGCTCGACTATACCGAGACGACGGTCCTTTTCGAGACGACGCGCGGATACCTCCTCGTCGGGATGATCGCCCTCTGGGTCATCCTGATGGGGCTCGTCGAGGTCGGTGCGGGCAAACTGACCGACGGGACCGGACGGCAAAAGGTGCGCGAGCCGGCCCGCAACGCCCGACCGTTCTTCCTCGCTGCGACGGTCGTCGCAACGCTGCTGCTCGTCGACGCCGGCCTGCTCGCTGCCGGAACGCTATGA
- a CDS encoding DUF6663 family protein: protein MDEQRPARVLTGPHQAHGSDERVLGLFDRERYEPVEVRIDSDGSAGSLRPGYLLDVDLEWSEPRPHLEDFTLRRPTLYAFADDIDPVFEVARDLWEEARASGDSMNSRLTRNTDNEVNGVCYVFADSGSADRFQEFEDGSRPLEPLVDRVNESDEPAPREAFVLRPADGAFVVVTIALEKGGHFADTLRETYDLDRPAEPLASATHR from the coding sequence ATGGACGAGCAACGCCCGGCCCGGGTGCTGACCGGACCCCACCAAGCGCACGGGAGCGACGAGCGGGTCCTGGGGCTGTTCGACCGGGAGCGATACGAGCCGGTCGAGGTCAGAATCGATAGTGACGGGTCCGCTGGCAGTCTCCGGCCCGGATATCTGCTCGACGTCGATCTCGAGTGGTCGGAGCCACGGCCGCACCTCGAGGATTTCACGCTGCGACGACCGACGCTGTATGCGTTCGCAGACGATATCGATCCCGTCTTCGAGGTCGCGCGGGACCTCTGGGAGGAGGCACGGGCCAGCGGCGACAGTATGAACAGCCGCCTCACCCGGAACACCGACAACGAAGTCAACGGCGTCTGCTACGTCTTCGCAGACAGCGGTAGCGCCGACCGCTTTCAGGAGTTCGAGGACGGATCGCGCCCGCTCGAGCCACTCGTCGACCGCGTCAACGAGTCCGACGAACCGGCCCCGCGTGAAGCGTTCGTCCTCCGGCCAGCCGACGGTGCGTTCGTCGTCGTGACGATCGCGCTCGAGAAGGGCGGTCACTTCGCCGACACGCTCCGGGAAACGTACGATCTGGACAGACCTGCAGAACCGCTTGCGTCAGCTACCCACCGCTGA
- a CDS encoding tyrosine-type recombinase/integrase, with product MTRSIEPKYARELFLESKHGEIKQSSVRAYRYPTKHFIEFLDEADIDSMADVDGFHLEQWRLRRKREDISDATLKTNCKHIRHFLNWCEDKEIAQDGLAGKLTIPNVAESKMVSSEKLPLAQAEEMLEHLDTYEYATLYHTLFEVMWETACRISGAMAFDVEDFVHNPEPTAENPDPNPYLKFRDRPEQGTALKNGKKSERNVTISERSAKILVKYLSHHHKDLADEYGRTPLFCTDYKRLSRQRAYKAINRYTRPCIYSGNCPHGRKIDACEAYVNNKKAMQCPSSKSLHPIRRGSITHHLKRGWPKEALAERVDVSVEVLEKHYDARTHEDKREGRRRYVELL from the coding sequence ATGACACGATCGATAGAACCGAAATACGCACGCGAGTTGTTCCTTGAATCGAAGCACGGTGAGATCAAACAATCAAGCGTCAGGGCATACCGCTACCCGACCAAGCACTTTATCGAGTTCTTGGACGAGGCAGATATTGACTCGATGGCCGACGTGGACGGTTTTCATCTTGAACAGTGGCGACTACGCCGAAAGCGGGAGGACATTTCTGATGCTACCCTGAAAACGAACTGCAAACACATCCGTCATTTTCTCAATTGGTGTGAGGATAAGGAGATCGCACAGGATGGATTAGCAGGCAAGCTCACGATCCCCAACGTAGCAGAATCCAAAATGGTGTCCAGCGAGAAGCTCCCGCTCGCGCAGGCCGAAGAAATGCTGGAGCATCTGGATACATACGAATATGCTACTCTCTATCATACATTGTTCGAGGTGATGTGGGAGACTGCGTGTCGCATCAGTGGCGCGATGGCGTTTGATGTTGAAGACTTCGTTCATAACCCGGAACCAACAGCGGAGAACCCTGATCCGAATCCGTATCTCAAGTTTCGGGATCGGCCCGAACAGGGGACCGCGCTCAAAAATGGGAAGAAAAGCGAACGTAATGTCACAATCAGCGAGCGGTCAGCCAAAATACTGGTAAAATACCTCAGCCATCATCACAAGGACTTGGCCGACGAGTACGGGCGTACACCTCTGTTCTGTACTGACTACAAACGCCTCTCCAGACAGCGGGCATACAAGGCAATCAATCGGTACACGAGGCCGTGTATTTACTCAGGGAATTGTCCGCACGGTCGGAAAATCGACGCTTGTGAAGCCTATGTGAACAACAAGAAGGCGATGCAATGTCCATCTTCGAAGTCATTACATCCAATTCGGCGTGGTTCGATAACGCATCATCTCAAACGTGGCTGGCCGAAGGAAGCTCTCGCTGAGCGGGTGGATGTGAGCGTTGAGGTGTTGGAGAAACACTACGACGCGAGAACGCACGAAGACAAGCGAGAAGGGCGGCGTCGGTATGTGGAGTTACTATAA
- a CDS encoding GMC family oxidoreductase, whose amino-acid sequence MDTDRRPSDRVDVCIVGAGPSGALVADRLTAAGYDVVVLEAGPRFDRERRIERMERSLRPAHAPQSVWDVGGERDAYTSSGADHYPLNRTRVKGVGGTTLAWQGMVVRLHERDFDGRNGGDPWPIAYADLRPYYAEAERELGVAGADDNPFGPPRAEPFPMPAFPPSHSDSIFAEACESLEIATHSAPNARNSEEYDGRGACVGFGTCKPVCPTGARYEAGVHLERAQANGARVIDRAPVQRLEHDADRIQAAVYATPDGTEHRQEARQFVLAAGGVEIPRLLLLSKSDHYPDGLANSSGLVGRYFTEHLGARVGGTVDRRTRQHHVEFITTESHQFYDSDDHPPIKLELVNYAGQPPARTAAEADHWGDDLLATLRETYGNTLEVAGLVQQEARPDNRITLDPSRTDDHGNPVPDVQWSISDRDRRTVERATEIQRSILGELDADIEWVVGPDATGPAAHHMGTTRMGADPATSVVDPQCRTHDLDNAWIASSSVFVTAGAMNPTLTIAALALRIGDRLEETLSQR is encoded by the coding sequence ATGGACACTGATCGACGCCCGTCCGACCGCGTGGACGTCTGTATCGTCGGGGCCGGACCGTCCGGCGCGCTCGTTGCCGACCGTCTCACGGCGGCAGGCTACGATGTCGTCGTGCTGGAAGCCGGCCCGCGGTTCGATCGCGAGCGGCGCATCGAGCGCATGGAGCGGTCGCTCCGTCCGGCGCACGCACCACAGTCGGTCTGGGACGTGGGCGGCGAGCGCGACGCCTACACCTCCTCGGGAGCGGACCACTACCCGCTGAATCGGACCCGGGTGAAGGGGGTCGGCGGGACGACCCTGGCCTGGCAGGGGATGGTCGTTCGACTGCACGAGCGGGATTTCGACGGCCGCAACGGGGGCGACCCCTGGCCAATCGCGTATGCCGATCTCCGGCCGTACTACGCCGAGGCGGAACGCGAACTCGGCGTCGCTGGAGCCGACGACAACCCGTTCGGGCCGCCCCGTGCGGAGCCGTTTCCGATGCCCGCGTTTCCACCCTCCCACAGCGACTCGATCTTCGCGGAGGCCTGTGAGTCCCTGGAGATCGCGACCCACTCGGCACCGAACGCTCGCAACTCCGAGGAGTACGACGGTCGCGGCGCGTGCGTGGGTTTCGGGACGTGCAAGCCGGTCTGTCCGACTGGGGCGAGATACGAGGCCGGCGTACACCTCGAGCGTGCACAGGCGAACGGCGCTCGCGTGATCGACCGCGCGCCGGTCCAGCGTCTCGAACACGACGCCGACCGAATCCAGGCGGCCGTGTACGCGACGCCCGACGGAACCGAACACCGTCAGGAAGCCCGGCAGTTCGTGCTCGCCGCCGGCGGCGTGGAGATCCCGCGACTGCTGTTGCTCTCCAAGAGCGACCACTATCCGGACGGATTGGCGAACTCCTCGGGGCTCGTCGGCCGGTACTTCACCGAGCATCTCGGGGCGCGCGTCGGCGGGACGGTCGATCGGCGCACTCGCCAGCACCACGTCGAGTTTATCACGACCGAATCCCACCAGTTCTACGACAGTGACGATCACCCCCCGATCAAGCTCGAACTGGTGAACTACGCCGGCCAACCGCCGGCCCGGACCGCGGCGGAAGCCGACCACTGGGGCGACGACCTGCTGGCGACGCTACGCGAGACGTACGGAAACACCCTCGAAGTCGCCGGGCTCGTCCAGCAGGAGGCCAGACCGGACAACCGGATCACACTCGATCCCTCCCGCACGGACGATCACGGCAATCCCGTCCCCGACGTCCAGTGGTCGATCAGCGACCGCGACCGCCGGACGGTCGAACGGGCCACCGAGATCCAGCGGTCGATCCTCGGGGAACTCGACGCCGACATCGAGTGGGTCGTCGGCCCGGACGCGACGGGACCGGCCGCCCACCACATGGGAACCACACGAATGGGGGCTGATCCGGCGACGAGCGTCGTCGATCCACAGTGTCGGACCCACGATCTGGACAACGCCTGGATCGCCTCCAGTAGCGTCTTCGTCACCGCGGGCGCGATGAACCCGACGCTGACGATCGCGGCACTCGCGTTGCGGATCGGGGACCGCCTCGAAGAGACGCTGTCGCAGCGATAA
- a CDS encoding SLC13 family permease produces MLLQAGPTLTIEIAVVFAIVAVAVVLFVSEAIPSDITALSVLVTLVVLRGYTGVDADAALSGFASTATITILAMYILSAGVQRTGVVDRLEHVVARYAGDSRGRLLGATVGITGPLAGVVNNTPVVALFIPMITDLADRTHTSPSKFLIPLSYAAMLGGTLTLIGTSTNLLASSIAADLGVAGTPFSMFQFTPLGLLVLAVGSVYLLTVGPLLLPSRIEPHDLTEEFGLGGRLSRVYVPESSSLVGLTPAEARTDAVKILQLLRGDETFVAARTDRSIQAGDVLTIRAKTPVAESFVDVAGLRRLPQAEVTEEELALGSGRGTLAEVIVPAGSGLIGQAVGDARLEERFDATVLAARRGGSLVVEDVADVVLSGGDGLLLYATQSGIDHLEEAGELLVTEAVGDGLSEPEPIDWREAGLAIGIVLGVIGVAAADLLAIPVAALGGVVAMVVFGIIDPERAYAAVNWEVIFLLAGVIPLGLAMDRTGGAAYLAAHITDVSTVLPAIGTVALFYLLTGLLANLITPVASVALVLPIAVSTATDLGANAFAFVLAVTFAGSTAFMTPMGYQTNLMVYSPGGYRFTDYVRIGAPLQLLLAVVTTLGIAAIWGV; encoded by the coding sequence ATGCTCTTGCAGGCCGGGCCGACGCTGACGATCGAGATCGCCGTCGTGTTTGCGATCGTCGCTGTCGCGGTGGTCCTGTTCGTCAGCGAGGCGATCCCGAGCGACATCACGGCGCTATCGGTGCTCGTCACGCTGGTCGTCCTGCGGGGCTACACCGGCGTCGACGCCGACGCAGCGCTCTCCGGCTTTGCCAGCACCGCGACGATCACGATCCTCGCAATGTACATCCTCAGTGCGGGCGTCCAGCGGACGGGCGTGGTCGACCGACTCGAACACGTCGTCGCACGGTACGCGGGCGACAGCCGAGGTCGACTGCTCGGCGCGACCGTCGGCATCACCGGGCCGCTGGCCGGCGTCGTCAACAACACGCCGGTCGTCGCGCTGTTTATCCCGATGATCACGGACCTGGCCGACCGGACCCACACCTCGCCCTCGAAGTTCCTCATCCCCCTGTCCTACGCGGCGATGCTCGGCGGGACGCTGACGCTGATCGGCACGTCGACGAACTTGCTCGCGAGCTCGATCGCGGCCGATCTCGGCGTGGCCGGCACGCCGTTCTCGATGTTTCAGTTCACGCCGCTGGGGCTGCTCGTGCTCGCGGTCGGCTCGGTCTACCTCTTGACGGTCGGACCGCTGCTGTTGCCATCCCGGATCGAACCCCACGACCTCACCGAGGAATTCGGTCTCGGGGGACGACTCTCCCGGGTGTACGTCCCGGAGTCGTCCTCGCTGGTCGGGCTCACGCCGGCCGAAGCGCGCACGGACGCGGTCAAGATCCTGCAGCTACTCCGGGGCGACGAGACGTTCGTCGCTGCCCGTACCGACCGGTCGATACAGGCCGGCGACGTGCTGACGATCCGGGCGAAAACGCCGGTCGCCGAGTCGTTCGTCGACGTGGCCGGGCTCCGTCGGCTGCCACAGGCTGAGGTGACCGAGGAGGAGTTGGCACTGGGTTCAGGCCGGGGGACGCTCGCGGAGGTGATCGTTCCGGCCGGGTCGGGACTGATCGGGCAGGCGGTCGGCGACGCTCGCCTGGAGGAACGATTCGACGCGACAGTACTGGCCGCTCGCCGCGGCGGATCGCTCGTCGTCGAAGACGTCGCCGACGTGGTGCTCTCTGGAGGGGATGGGCTGTTGCTCTATGCGACCCAGAGCGGGATCGACCATCTCGAAGAGGCGGGGGAGTTGCTCGTCACCGAGGCCGTCGGCGACGGACTCTCGGAGCCGGAGCCGATCGACTGGCGCGAGGCGGGGCTCGCTATCGGGATCGTCCTCGGCGTAATCGGGGTCGCCGCGGCCGATCTGCTCGCCATCCCGGTCGCGGCGCTCGGGGGCGTCGTGGCGATGGTCGTCTTCGGCATCATCGATCCGGAACGGGCCTACGCGGCCGTCAACTGGGAAGTGATCTTCCTGCTCGCGGGCGTGATCCCGCTCGGGCTGGCGATGGATCGGACCGGTGGAGCGGCGTACCTCGCTGCGCACATCACCGACGTGTCGACAGTGCTGCCAGCGATCGGGACGGTCGCGCTGTTCTACCTGCTGACCGGGTTGCTCGCGAACCTCATCACGCCGGTCGCCAGCGTCGCGCTGGTGTTGCCGATCGCCGTCTCGACGGCGACGGACCTCGGTGCGAACGCGTTCGCGTTCGTGCTTGCGGTCACGTTCGCGGGTTCGACGGCGTTCATGACGCCGATGGGCTATCAGACGAACCTGATGGTCTACAGCCCGGGCGGGTACAGGTTCACCGACTACGTGCGGATCGGTGCGCCGTTGCAGTTGCTGCTGGCCGTGGTGACGACGCTGGGTATCGCGGCGATCTGGGGCGTGTGA
- a CDS encoding chemotaxis protein CheC translates to MPLLIDIRKLRIINTLMKRGTENVTRSLSSLADVEANVEIKSLSFVEPADIAAEIGTDEIYSASIDLREPPYGVFLLTFPTETAVEIATLMTGSPVENGFNQLQKSALQEMCNILTSGFIDGIANTLGTTIDMETPELQYSNGQVVAEETLSHVRRDALSIVLDSMIDVADEDAAFKIRIFLVPDPGSFVNLLDHLSVEDISDRTESAGEL, encoded by the coding sequence ATGCCGCTGTTGATCGACATCCGGAAGCTCCGGATCATAAACACGCTGATGAAACGGGGGACCGAGAACGTCACGCGATCGCTGTCGTCGCTCGCGGACGTCGAGGCGAACGTCGAGATCAAGAGCCTCTCGTTTGTCGAACCGGCCGACATCGCCGCCGAGATCGGCACCGACGAGATCTACAGCGCGTCGATCGACTTGCGCGAACCACCGTACGGCGTCTTTTTGCTGACGTTCCCGACCGAGACCGCCGTCGAGATCGCGACGCTGATGACCGGCTCGCCCGTCGAGAACGGCTTCAACCAGCTCCAGAAAAGCGCTCTCCAGGAGATGTGCAACATCCTCACCTCGGGGTTCATCGACGGAATCGCGAACACGCTCGGGACGACCATCGATATGGAGACCCCGGAGTTGCAGTACTCCAACGGCCAGGTCGTCGCCGAGGAGACACTCTCGCACGTCCGGCGGGACGCGCTGTCGATCGTGCTCGACTCGATGATCGACGTCGCCGACGAGGACGCCGCGTTCAAGATCCGGATCTTCCTGGTGCCCGACCCCGGGTCGTTCGTCAACCTGCTCGATCATCTCAGCGTCGAAGATATCTCCGACCGGACCGAATCCGCGGGCGAACTGTAA
- a CDS encoding universal stress protein, whose product MSVNSDGCPWPQPLDHKDMEWPSEEQRVLVPFREAANRTETSLLGGSIAFGTDGKLYLLHAVEADATTDPDAIRKDAEAKLAVKQAFQIPVVQRREVFSPDLLGSFVETHEVTSVLVDAEEESFFHQGGADETAGLDCHTLVGTRMDRFESPETVLVPVDRGPHSGIATRVAEAVATAYDSRIELFHVIREDATAQQRNDATKLLDAYSYRIDDDIDVTYHVEHDAEPARAIIDRSERHDLTVLGAPEKGKLRRFLFGSTADSVVENAGSKPILVAHRNGTESLLSQWF is encoded by the coding sequence ATGAGCGTCAATTCGGACGGGTGCCCGTGGCCACAGCCACTGGATCACAAAGACATGGAATGGCCGTCGGAGGAACAGCGTGTCCTCGTCCCGTTTCGGGAGGCAGCTAACCGGACTGAGACGAGCCTCCTCGGTGGCAGTATCGCTTTCGGAACGGACGGAAAGCTGTATCTGCTCCACGCCGTCGAGGCGGACGCGACGACCGATCCCGACGCGATTCGCAAGGATGCCGAGGCGAAGCTGGCGGTCAAGCAAGCGTTCCAGATCCCCGTCGTCCAGCGGCGAGAGGTGTTTTCACCCGATCTCCTGGGTTCGTTTGTCGAGACACACGAGGTCACGAGCGTGCTCGTCGACGCCGAGGAAGAGAGCTTTTTCCATCAGGGAGGGGCCGACGAGACTGCCGGACTCGACTGTCACACGCTCGTCGGGACGCGGATGGACAGGTTCGAGTCACCCGAGACAGTGCTGGTCCCGGTCGACCGGGGACCCCACTCGGGAATCGCGACTCGGGTCGCCGAGGCGGTCGCGACCGCATACGACAGTCGCATCGAGCTGTTTCACGTAATCCGCGAGGACGCCACTGCCCAACAGCGGAACGACGCGACGAAACTACTGGACGCATACAGCTACCGCATCGACGACGATATCGACGTTACGTATCACGTAGAACACGACGCCGAGCCGGCGCGAGCGATCATCGATCGATCGGAGCGACACGATCTGACGGTCCTCGGTGCACCCGAAAAAGGGAAACTCAGGCGGTTTCTGTTCGGATCGACGGCGGATAGCGTCGTGGAAAACGCGGGATCGAAGCCGATTCTAGTCGCCCACCGGAACGGCACCGAGTCGCTGCTCTCACAGTGGTTCTGA
- a CDS encoding fumarylacetoacetate hydrolase family protein — MDDIRFRDPAGTVRNGRLHDDHVHFGDDAYDLEAVDVLEPAEPTKIVCVGRNYAKHAEERGEDVPDRPLLFLKPPNAVASHGSTITLPDGKDRVEHEAELAVVIDEQCKDVDPEDAEDVIRGYTCFNDISNRDDQSREQNWVRGKAFDNAAPMGPVLAEEIPDDAAIELRVDGETRQSSSIEHFIFSIPELIAEISTYMTLEPGDVIATGTPEGVGPLTDGDHVEIEIEGIGTLEHDVRQDV; from the coding sequence ATGGACGACATCAGGTTTCGCGATCCGGCTGGCACCGTTCGAAACGGGCGCTTGCACGACGATCACGTCCACTTCGGAGACGACGCGTACGACCTCGAAGCGGTGGACGTCCTCGAACCCGCGGAGCCGACGAAAATAGTCTGCGTGGGCCGCAACTACGCCAAACACGCCGAAGAACGCGGCGAGGACGTGCCCGACCGACCGCTGCTCTTTCTCAAGCCGCCCAACGCCGTTGCCAGCCACGGCTCGACGATCACACTCCCGGACGGCAAAGACCGAGTCGAACACGAGGCCGAACTCGCGGTCGTCATCGACGAACAGTGCAAGGACGTCGACCCCGAGGACGCCGAGGACGTGATCCGCGGCTACACCTGCTTCAACGACATCTCGAACCGCGACGACCAGTCGCGCGAGCAGAACTGGGTCCGGGGCAAGGCCTTCGACAACGCTGCCCCGATGGGTCCCGTGTTGGCCGAGGAGATCCCCGACGACGCCGCTATCGAACTCCGGGTCGACGGCGAGACGCGACAGTCCTCCTCGATCGAGCACTTCATCTTCTCGATTCCCGAGCTGATCGCCGAGATCTCGACCTACATGACGCTCGAACCGGGCGACGTGATCGCAACGGGAACGCCCGAGGGAGTCGGTCCGCTGACCGACGGCGATCACGTCGAGATCGAGATCGAGGGGATCGGCACGCTCGAACACGACGTGCGCCAGGACGTCTAG